The following is a genomic window from Elaeis guineensis isolate ETL-2024a chromosome 10, EG11, whole genome shotgun sequence.
agCACATTCAATGAGCAGAATTATGTTTACAATTTAGTAACTAAAACTCACAATAGTACTTTAGTATAAAACAAGAAAAAGGAAAGGTTGCCAACCTTATGATCACCAATATGGATTATGGACATACTTGCCACCTTGACAACTTTATGACCAACATAATGAACTTAACCATGGAAAAGCTTACATgcacttgatcattttatcagtaGATAACTCCAAAGTATATAATGAAATCAATATACTCTTTAAGTATCAAGCAAacaaagtatttctcccaataaaaTGCAATCTAAATCTAGCAATCATGGGTTCTTGATCTTTGGGAAGGAGAAGAATACAGGATGCTGAAAATTCTAGCAAGAGATTTAATGTAAATGGAAGTTTATTATTCCTAGAGCCCCAAAACTATAAAAAGAAAACAGAAAATTGAAATTTATCATAGTATTGAAAGACAGACAAGTAAATTATTTAAGGATGTAAATGTTGGCTTGAAAAAGGATTTTTGAATTTAAGAATAGGCGACAGATCTCTATACCTTGTAAAGTATGGAACTAGCATTGATTTCCTGTCATGATTTGTGGATCGTTTTGATATATTAAACTCTTCTGCAACTGAGAGTATATTCTTCAACTCAGATCCACTGCCGGTGAACAAAACCTGGCCATCTGAATTTACTGTAATAATTGAAGTATGGGACAAATTCTTAACAAAATCCAAGAGAGGCTCAGGAGCACAGAACTGCCTTTGATGGTGTAGCAAATGCTGGGAATCGTCCATCCCAATCTCATAGAGGCAGAAGGTATCATGCATGGAAACATATGGCTGAGGCCACAATTCAACAGCAACAGTCTGAAGTCCCATAAGGTCAGACAGTAAAGAAATATTCAGACTTCCTCCCTCAGCTATATTAGATCCAGACGTAAGAaacttcaggatcttctcacgtTTTGTGCACTGTTCCGCAATCCCAAAACTGAAAAGCACTGAGTCAGGGCGACAATCTGTTGTCAAAAGCAAGTGCAACAAAATTATCATACAACCAATATGAAACAAATAGGCTAAACTTACATAAATGTTTGAAACAATAGAACATGACGAAGTACTCCttttcaacaaaaaagaaaatcCCATCAAATTCTAAGGGCTTCCCAACCTCTTGGAAGCTGAACATTCATCAATTACTATTATTCTTCCTCTTTAGTGAGAAACTCTGAAAGCTTTTTCTAACATATAAGCAATCTTTAAAACACATCAGATGCTCATAAAAATAGCCGTACGTAAGTTTAATTTGCGTTTTTTGGATATCTCTTAGTTGTTAATTGGATTATGATTGTTACAAAACTATGACGGATATATATCTACAAACAGACACACaaacatacatgtatacatattcaTACAAGCATATATATTTGTACAGATACATGTATGAGAACGAAATAACCCTCATGATTAAACAACTAGTCCCAGATTATAGTTGTTAAAAAGTGGAACAGCCTAGAGTAGTCTACTgcacaaaggaaaaaaaattgctATTCCTTTTCCCAATATATCATTTTGTTCTTTTTGAGTTTGTATATCAATTACATATTGTAGACTGTCTGCAAATGGTAAATATTCCTGCACTCCTCAGAGTAGCATCCTCTTATAAGGCCTGAGTGCTTTGTTaattgttacaatatttattcttTAATGTTCTAATTAGTTATCATGCTATGCAAATACTTTTTCCTCAAATTTAGCCTTATCATGGCACAGAACATTGCCATTGCTCATCAAAACTTCATTTCCAATTTGAAAGGTCACTCCATCCTTTGAGAACTCTGCAGTAGACACAAATTCATCCCTTTTATAAGCTGAAACTTAGACAATCTAGTCATTGGGCCATAATTAGAGTCAAGCGACCAGCCGtcatttgatttttcaaacctcTGTCAGAATTAGATAGACTACAACCAATTTTTTAGTTTGCTGTCCTAATGAATCCAACTACATAGACTCACATTCACAAACAAACCACATAATGAATTAATCTTGTTTAACCAGTGAATTTTATTTGGATACTATTGACCAGCATTCACAGGCCAAAACACCAAAAGATAAAGCTTTCAACTTTTTGTCCAACTCCTCTTTCATCTCCTATTGCTTCTCTGGAAATATTTATACAATTTACAAATTTGACATCAACACTAAAATCTCCTTTCATACAAAACGATTCATGATCTTATTTTGAGCTAATGGTAAAATATAAAAGGCTGCTTGTATTTTATCTACAGTCCTCTTCACCCTTTTTTGCACCAATTTTTTAGTTTCCTCACTGGCACCTAGATGTTCTCTCAAGGAATCCAAGCCATTGTCCAGAGCCTCAACTAAAAAATGCTTTCGTCTCTCTTGCTCTCTTGctacaaatctaaaataaaaagttAGGGCTCTCACTTTACTAATAACCTTCTTTCTTCTTTATGTCACCAAATGTTTGAAGCTATCTACTTGGCAGACTTAAATTCATTTATTGTGTACTAAGAGAGGATGTTTACTAGGTTGAGATACCTTTAGAGAACTCCACCGAGACTCGCTTGGCTTAAGGATGCTGAGGGAGACTCCTCTTTCATAAAATCCTTGAACATCAAGTCTGTGGTCCCCCTAGAACAAATCAATGCTACATTTTTGAAGGTTCTGAGCACGAGCAACAGAACCGTGCTGCCAGGCATAAGTTGAGTGGATTATTGAGGACATAAGTTAAGTGTTCCAATTGTTCCTGCTCTGCATAATTTGGAGAACTTGTAAACACAAGACCTCGCAGAAGACATAATTTCCTCAAAAGGTTCTTGATGCCTGTAGGTATCAAAGATAAAACCTAGCTGATACATCTCTCTAGACATTGCTGCAATTACTTTTTAGAATATTTGCACAGGATAGAACTTAAGAACCTCCACTGATGATGGTGTAAAGTATAGCTTGTTCAATGTATCATTGCTGATGCCAAGTCTGCTTTGCATGGGTGTTCTTCCAGATCAGAAGAGAAAGCTAAATATGTTGCAATTCTGGACTGCTGAGAAAACTTCTTAGCATCTAGGAGTGCTGCATGAAGCTTGTCATTTGACTAGAGCACTAAGAAAAGGTAGTTTAAGCTAATTCAAATGGTTGTGTCACCCTCCAAAATGCAGGTTACAGAGGAATCCTGTAAGTTTCATAAGGAACCCCTTTCATTGCATAagtctcattaaaaaaaaaaacaatcacatTAAAGATTATGGAGCTGAGAGGACCCTTAACTGGTATTGGGAATGCTTATCAAGTTGATGAAATGCACCAAAGTTTCAATTGGAAATGGACTTAAAAGCATCAATTGGTAGCATTTGCAGGAATTTGTAATCTCTATATCATGCATTATGCACCTAGAACTGGATAGTATCTGACAACGTTTGCCGTATTGGTCGGTTACCATATTGTACCTGTACCGAACTGGTATACAGTCTCATATCATACCGACACTTAGTATGTCTCGCTATCTCATACTGTACCACTTATTGACACTATAATAAGATGGTACCCATACGTGGTTCGATACCAAGACAACGAACCTTGGTATTATCAAGCAATAAGATGGAAGGAAACCAGATGATCAATCATCTTCTAAGAATATTCTTCCAAGTTATGTTTCTTGAGTCAATTTCCAGAAGTCCCTGTAGTATCTGATCCTAGTTGCACTAGCAGATGTATTGTGTAACTAAGACATGTTACTTTCTAAGAGATAAcatatattgttattattatcttctagatgagtccatgagtggatgcatgcatacatatgtcGGATAACACAAGGGCATCCACATGCGcatatctcttctttttctttttcttctgagAACTAGGATGTGAAGAAACCTGGCCAAAATTGAGTACCAGGTGAATATGTCACACATGAAAACAATGCAGTTGATTTCCAGCTTAGTGTTCAACATATATCCCCGTTACATGACCAAATAAGTATCAGGCCCCAAGAAATAAAGAGTTTTGCAattgtataaagaaaaatttacaaGGAATCGTACATTCTATGAACTCACTAAAGGCATTATGCAATTTATGCAGTCAGGTTGGTGAACAAACCACTAAAAGCCTACCCCAGCCTATTGGCACAAGATATCATTAGCCCAAGTGCTTTAAACCTCCAATCCAAGCAAGAGTCCAACATAACACCAAACTGACTTCTCAGTTCCCTAATCTTGGAAGCTGATAAACAACCCAATCCTCTTTCTCAAGCTAAAATTATATTTAGCTTAGTTACTATTTATACTCCATTTTATATTTCTCAGTTTGAATTTAGATAGCAACGGTTTATTAAAAGAAATAATTTCTGGTCTGACGTATCAATTACAAAAGTTCCTCTATACATGTACATTAAGTACTTTTTCCTTCTTAGTATCCTAGAACCGCTATTCTCCATTCCTAGACTCAAATCTGCTCCAAGCTACTTCATGTAATGTGCTAAAGGAATTATTTTTATAATGTCATGATATACCTGAACCAATAAATCCCATACATCAGTAATTGATAGATCCTAATCTTTTGAAATTTCAATATAATTATCGATATGActaataaatttgatatttgataaCTCTAAATATAAAAAGGGCATCCttaacagcaaaaaaaaaaaaaaaagttgtctTCCACAAGAACAAAAAATACATTTTATATTTGAACCTtgtcaaaattaatatttttgatcagcCAAAGTGACACTGCATAACTATGGTAAGCTGCAAACCTTGCACATCAGTTAGCACAGGATACTTAGCCGTTGGATCTGGCATAACTGACTTACTGCACTCTGGCCAAAGATGCATGGATTGCCccagattttcaaaattttgtgcGCCGAGCTGTAATGAACCAGGTTTCCATATTTCTGGTCTTTTGCCTTTAAGTGGAGATAAAGCTTGAAACTCCTGCATTTTCAGATACAAATTCAACGTCATAGGAAaaaggatgatgatatttgaGCAAGTAGTCATATTAAATGCTAAACCAACCTTTCATTTTATAATGGAACTGTTGCATTCCAATACAATAATCAGAATACAGTGGAACTGAAGATGAAGATAAATTATGTGAACATAAAGGAATTAAAGTTCAACACTGAAGGCAATACTGCATTTGGGTTGATAATAAGGTAACTTGGTAATACATATTCCAGCATGCTTATGAATGTTTGTAGCAAAACCGATTCATAGGTAACTTTAGtaaatctctttttttatttgaaacagtCAAATTCAAAGTAGTTACAACACCCAAGTAAACTTTCACAGAAGCTTGAACTTGGGAAGTTAAGTATTGGTGACATTTTTGTGATTTATATGCTAAATCAGCCAGCGAGCAAACAAACTAACGAGTCTTCCAGTTTGATAAAATATAAAGGAAGTATCAGCATTCTTTATTTGCACCTGTGCTGGCTATGAAAGGTCATAGCATATGAAATGCTGGACAAAGAGCAGTTGCTTAAGCAGGGTTTAACAAGttataaattgatcattaacTATTGATGTGGACTTGTATATATCCATTGAATAGATTAGTTAGCGTCGAAGCCTAAAGTGGTCACTGCTCATACATGATCCAATAACAAGCATATTTCGTGCAAGATTTGTGGTCCAACAAGATCCAAGCATAGGATAAAGACAATTTATTTAGTTTTACCAATCTGTTGAAGTTTTGTGGATTGCTTACCATTACAGTTAACTGTTAACATATCAGtttagaaagaaaaggagaaactttaaaattgagattttatttttagttgAGATTTCACAAGTATATTTCCAACTATATTTAACTGAATAACTTTGCAAGTCAGGGACGAGTACAACAGAGAAAATGGCACataacagaaaagaaaaaaaattgaggacgGCCAGTATGAGAAGTTATTCATCATTTTCACAATAATCATTAGGAGAACAAAATCTGATCActgattggattcagtttgagGATCTTAAGATTCATACTTGCTTCAGATCCTGGTCCATACTCAGAACCAGCATAAAGCTGATCTCAGCTTAGACACATACGAACTGAAACCTTTCatctgaagcaatttttctttttgctttgtAGCTTGGCCAGATACTATAGTGTTGCAGCCCTTTCAATTGTCTCTACGTAGcataagatccaaacatattactGAAAATAGCACCAATAGGGCAAGACAATCACAGACCTCCACAAAGTTTAATCAGAACTAAACTTCACCTGACCATCGAACGTACCTCTAGATGCTTCTCGCACATTGAAAAATATCATTAAATAATGAGATCTATATgaaccctaattaagttgaatcAAAACTCTATAAACATGCCAAATTGGTCGATATCAGATTAAAGAATTAACGAAAAAAAATACATCTTTCCCAAAGCCTAAACATAAACACTCAAGAAACCCAGGTTATCATGAATAACCCAGGTTAACGAAAAAAAATACATCTTTCCCAAAGCCTAAACATAAACACTCAAGAAACCCAGGTTATCATGAATAATAACAAGAAACAAAAAGGGAAttttaaagagagagagagaaagagatcaaGAAACCACGACGAGAGATCATCTTTCCTATTTCTATTTCTCACCTTGTAAGCCCTACAGAGGCCCTGTTCCTGACAAAAATTCGTCGGAGACAAGGCGGCGGAGGCTATGAGGGAGAGCTCCACCATCTTTAACGGATATCCCAATTCCGGGAGCTAGAGATCAAGGCCGAGGGGAATTTCCGCGAATCCCCAGCCTCAGAAGGCCGAGCACCAGATAAAGAATTCGTGTAAGGTGGATTCTTTAGAGGGTTTTTTTTGGGTGGCAGAGGATATTGGAGGAGGGATGGAACGGCGGAGGCGAGCGAGCGTGGGGCTCTCTGGCTTGGGGAAACTTGTGGCTTTGGGAACTCCCTCTGGATTCCTCCGCTGCGATGACGACAAAGAGGGGACACGGCGGTCTACTGGTCCCGGCGCTGGGGCTCCCCATTGGCCTCTTCCGCGGATATTTGCTCTTTCGTTTTCTCGGGGCAACGGTACCCGGTCCAATGGGTATGTACGGTGGATAGCTGGCGCCTCTTATTGAACAGAGGATGATGTGGCACGTGACTATTGGACTGCTCCACTGGATCTTGTCCATCTAACAAAAAGATTTGTAAACCTGGCTAACGAGGCAGGAATTGGAAAAATTATTGCCTAGGGTTGGTCTAGATAGGCCACCcagatcccacggtggataacatcaTGCACGGCTCCGGAATGTGTGCAGGTCTATCTGGGCGTTGTCCAGGCAATAGACTCGGTCTACCTGGCGGATGTCATGTCAACCAAAGGCAAAATCTAACGGATTCTATCGGAACACGTCACTCACTGCTCACTTTAGTCTAATTATTGATGGATCGGGTCCAATAGATCAGTTCAATAGTACTGGCCATATTATCTTCTTATATTTAAATACTTCAAGGTCAAATAAGAGATGCCTATTATCTACCTCGCATATATTTTGGGATTTAGATTGGGAAAGCTTttgtttggtttggttcaagatCAAATAAGAGATGCCTGTTAAAAATCAAATAAGCTGTTGTCCaagtaataatttttttcagtgTATGATTGCTTCAACTTTTTGTTTGTGCCCtgcatttcttcttctttttatccaTTTCTATTATCATATGATGGGAAAAATTTTGAGGCCACCACATGAAGCTGGGCCAAAGCTTCAAGCAAAGGGCAACTTGAAAAATAAGTTATAATTTGGATAGATAAATATATCTTGTCATTTTGTGTGCTAGAACTTTGGCTTATAAGCCAATACAATGCGTGAATACACTATTCGGGGTCGCTATTCCAAACCTATTCCAAATGGAAATGATTTGAATTGGCAATGTTTCATCTAGCTATAATTGTTCCACCAATTTCACCCTAAAACCACTTACAACAAGTGGAtactgattttgataaaattttcacAAATTAGGCTGAACCCGTCAATATCATACATGACAAGATGCACTTGCTTTTGCCAGGATATTTGTTTCTTTTTTAAGAAACTCATTTTTCATGGGATTTAAAAAGATTATGGGTTcttaagcatatatatatatatatatatatatatatatatatattagttaaattggttgtttttatttaaatataattttttgagagcTATTGAATTAAGATATTTATAGACTATTAAACATAGCTATACAGATAAATACTTGCGTTTTCATGCATAACAGAAACTCATAAATACTTGCTTTTTCTTGCATAACAGAAACTCATTGATAATTCTTTTTCATGTTTGAATTTTATCATCAATAGCATTATCTGCTTTAGTCATCCAAATTTTTAATGTACGTGTACAGTGTGGTGATATATGTTGTTATAATTAGGCaaaattttcttcttcatttATTAGGTTTTAGACATAAAACTTGGGAAGAAATGCTTTCTGAAAGCAAAATTTTCAATATTTGCATCATAGGAAATGTTAATGAAGGAACATGTGCTAATATGCTTCaaatttgtgaaaaaaaaaaaaaagaaagagagaaagaaactgTCTGTGATGACCTAAAGATGATAATCTACCATTGTTGATTGATTTTGTTTAGTGTGTGATATCTTAAAAAGTATTTATCTTCTTCAGTAAACAGATAATTCATTATCTTAATTATCACTTTCGGTGATTCTCCGTTCTTTAAACATATTATTCGTTGTGGCAAATTTATTATGGGCTCATGATATCGATGATTGAGATAAAAACCAGAGATCATTTTGCTTTTTGATTGATGATGGATCACATGTTGAATTTACTGCAACAACTTTGCCGAGATGCCACATAGTTGATTTTTTAAGCCTTGATGTAGAAAAGCAGAAAGGAAATATAATCATTTATTTATGTCaaatgcatatcttttcttttctttattttttggtcAATATTTTGTAAAATTTGTAAGCACATCACCAAAGAAAAATTACAGAGGTTCGACGTAGAAAAGCAACAGCAATGTTCCATCCAAATCCAGAAAAAAATTCTAGTGCATATTTTACATGATGGCCTTCTTGTAATCTAATGATTCACACTCCTTTCACAGCAAtttgttgataaaaattattgctTGTTACAGTATctaagaggaaaagaaagaggaaatTGGTTGCCATGCCAGTTCGGCCAAGTGAAGTAATCTTGATTGCTAAGGTGTGTTAGAATTACCAGAATCTTACGCATCCACTGGTCTTTTGTGACACTTTGTAATCCCCTGCTGCCCAAAAGAACACAGGTTTTGGCCCTCATAAACCTTTAGGTTGCTCTAAGTTCTTGCTTCTATTTCTGGTTTTGTTTTATGTAACCCATACCATCTTCTTGTggtcaaaaatactttttatcCAGGTTTGTGACTATGCCCATGAATCTTGCTGCCACCTTGGAAGTTCCTTCATGAGCACTATTGTGAATTTGAATGTCGCTTTTGGACTGATGGTACATGCATTTGGAAACAAACAGTGTCAGATTAGTCTCCCTTAAAAATTTCTTCCATTAGTTTAACATTGATATCGAATAGGTGTGTTTGAGCATCTCACAACATTACAGCATTGAAAGTTTTAGGAGGAAACTAAAAGAATGGGTGGATCTATTTGAAGTTATGGTTCTAGCCAGTGCAGAAAATGGGTAGGGGCTTGCACAAATACAGGTCAGGTTAAAGTAAGTCAGAGCCCTCAAGCTTGAATCTGATCCAATTAAATCAGACTGAAACAAGAATACCTAAAGTGAACTGATTATTCTTTGTTTGCTTTTTGTTTTCTAACTAAACTGATGATTCACAATCTAAAGCTCTTGGCAAATTTCCTCCCCAGTTAAAATCTCTTGGAATTCCTGCCTTCCAGCAAGGCCTTTCTGACTGTGAACTGGATGATCGGTAATCCTCTTCATCTGGAATATCAAATTGCCAGTGGTTATACCATTTTACCAGAGCTGTCATTTCCTTCCTTGCATAAGATATTAGGTGCAACTATATAACAAGGCATGCCCCATAGATCTAATCAAAGTGGTCTCTTCTCGGCAATGAAGACATGAGGTAATTCAACTAGCTGCTCATTTACAAATATTagagacttaaaatcttatctAACTTTAAATCTTAAAAGATGTGATGCTCAAAGAGAGTAGAACAAGTCTGCAATCTTGCATTAAGCCAGGATGCTTATTTCATGTAAGGCACTGTTGTAAAAAGTGCCAATTTAATTCTTGAGGATTTCATGGATACTGGTTACACAAAGAACTATAAGTCATTAAGTCTTTATGAAAATAAAGGAAAACAAAATACCtggagctttgaggtttttgatgAAGACTTTTCAGAGAATTGTGACCTCCAATGGACAAACAAACTCCagaaacttttttcttttttggtgcaAACAAAAGCAGCATGAATTGCCCTTCCATTTATTTCCATGCAAAAGAAGCCCAACTTTCATATTCATTTGTAACTAGTAAATACCACAGGCACCAAATGTTCAAAACAAGCATAAAAAGACATATCCATGTAGGATAGTTGCATCCTTATTCCAGAAGGAGATGCGCACATAATACCAAGATCACACAAAAGGGCATAGCAGCCCAACCATAGCAGTTGCATCATACTAACACATCAATACTCCTTGTTGCCAAAGTTCTTGCACCAAAGCTGTGAAGGTATTGGACGAACTGGATGATGAGGCCGTTGCTgtgagcaaaacagaagtttagTGACTCACAAAATCTGGAAGTTTAGAACTAGTAGCTAGTAGAAAATAAGGAGCAGAGCATTTACATGATGGGGAACGCAAAcatcactcaaaaaaaaaaaaaaaaaaaaaggaagaaagacaaAAAGTGACATGTAAAGATTTTTCAGACCAGAAAAAGCATGTTCATCGACCCAATTAAGAAAATCTGTAGAGGTAAAAGTTTTACCTTTAAAATAGCTTTCTGAGGTCAGGGGAAGAGATGTCTAATATGAAATGAACTTCGGTACCAAGTTATTTCCAGATATGCAAATATTACTCAGTTTAACAAAACTTGGCATAGTTGTCAAGAAACTATTTTCATGCTCCCAAGCATTACCCAGGTTATCtttagattttgattaaattCATTGATTTAGATTTTTCATAATGTGGTAACAAATGGAAAACAGCAGCAACACATGCAAAACAAATGTATGATAAAGAGTAGACTAAGGGTTGTATGCATGGGAAGATTGACATGAGAAGAAAACTAGATCATGCTTAATCGCTATTCAAAAGATCCTGACAAACATTATCCAGTATGTTTTGCGCACTTCCCCTGCATTTCCTGCAATGTGTTATGTTATTTTTTCCAAAAGACTCTGGTTCCGTTTCTTGAGAGGGTTTTCTGTACCATTTCCACTATTATGTGCGTGCCTTTGTTCATTTTTTTTAACTATAATGATGGAGCCTCAAAATCAACAATTGCATGCGCAAGAACCCATGATTCTTTGAAATTTAATCAAACAACATTAAGATTAAAAGAATCCATAAAAAAGTTTGCACCCTCTTttctcaaataatattttaaagaagaaaaaaagttgaGATTGAATACATGAAACAACTAAACATTTAGATTTGGCTAAGCCCTCAAAAAAATTGGGGTCTTAGTTTGCAGGAACAAAAAATGATGCCACTATTTTGCTTTCCTCAGTTCTCATTGGGCAGTCCTCTAGTAGCGTGTCAATACCAGTATGCTTCAAAATACTAATCCAACGCACTGCCATAACTTTGGTTTAGTTAATTCAATCAGATCTTTGAGGCAAAGAATTTGTATGGAGGCATTGTTCTTTtaactgattttaattattttggtAAATTTTTGTTCCATTTGAGATAATAAGTCTGTTACTATGGATGGCTAAGATGTATCAACACAATAAGCCCTAAAGGAGCTGAAGCCTAACATAGCAAAGATATCTCAACCGCCTGGTTCCACTCGGTTCGGCCCCTTCCCAACCTTAATAATAGAGAAAAAAGAATCCAGTggccttctcctctctctttctttcaaatAGGAAGTGgtttttgtgagaaaaattcaACAAAGGGGGCTCTTTTACCAATTTTGAGCCTGATTCAACCCAAAACAGGTAAAATCCCCCTTCATTCTCTtcattcttctccttttttttttttttcaatttttatgccTAAAATAGGCcagaaattaataaaattagggAAAATCAAGTCAAATTATTTTTGTAGTGCCCTGGTAGGAAAGAATTTACATCATTCACGGGAGGACTGAAATAAGTTATACAATTCAACTAACGAACTATAAGCTGACAAAACACAGAGAGGCAAAAGGAAGTATGCTAAAATACACATGCACATATCAACAGTCAAcatagatttttagtgagatcaTTTAAATGAGTTGGAACTCATAATTGAAAAAAGGACATTCTGACTTTTTTGTATGCTGATTTTCTGGGTTGTACTTGCCCCAGAGTGGTGTGATC
Proteins encoded in this region:
- the LOC105052714 gene encoding uncharacterized protein produces the protein MVELSLIASAALSPTNFCQEQGLCRAYKEFQALSPLKGKRPEIWKPGSLQLGAQNFENLGQSMHLWPECSKSVMPDPTAKYPVLTDVQDCRPDSVLFSFGIAEQCTKREKILKFLTSGSNIAEGGSLNISLLSDLMGLQTVAVELWPQPYVSMHDTFCLYEIGMDDSQHLLHHQRQFCAPEPLLDFVKNLSHTSIITVNSDGQVLFTGSGSELKNILSVAEEFNISKRSTNHDRKSMLVPYFTRKGRGHARPNNQVSSFKLQTGTVDPLKSPENVNLKPLPKKKQNRKAGKERDLYHKNYFHACESLLSVILDKKGKTASLSLKKSGPEITQLLTHFSAGIAGTGLAVLLSVACKMANGRVTFSTTKLLNTSFGFGLFWLSWAVNSLRDTIIHLSKNSSKLKLKEEEVVGKVERSMKDILLRAAALMAVAVLRFV